Proteins encoded by one window of Phytohabitans houttuyneae:
- a CDS encoding OsmC family protein translates to MPIRTASARWQGNLAEGSGTIRTGKGGYEGNYSFKSRFEEGEGTNPEELIGAAHAGCFSMAFSKGLADAGFTPDSVETTAKVHLDKTDAGMTVTRIDLETVGQVPGIDEADFLKIAEGAKANCPISRLLSPGAEITLNAQLA, encoded by the coding sequence ATGCCTATCCGCACCGCATCTGCCCGCTGGCAGGGCAATCTCGCCGAGGGTTCCGGCACTATCCGCACCGGTAAGGGCGGATACGAGGGGAACTACTCGTTCAAGTCCCGCTTTGAAGAGGGCGAAGGGACCAACCCCGAGGAGCTCATCGGCGCCGCCCACGCCGGCTGCTTCTCGATGGCCTTCTCGAAGGGCCTCGCCGACGCCGGCTTCACCCCGGACTCGGTCGAGACGACCGCCAAGGTGCACCTCGACAAGACCGACGCCGGCATGACCGTCACCCGTATCGACCTGGAGACGGTCGGCCAGGTGCCGGGCATCGACGAGGCCGACTTCCTGAAGATCGCCGAGGGCGCCAAGGCAAACTGCCCGATCTCCCGGCTGCTCTCGCCCGGCGCCGAGATCACCCTCAACGCTCAGCTGGCCTGA
- a CDS encoding metallopeptidase family protein: MSAVPVEMSRQRFEELVSEALDEVPEELLGLMSNVVILVEDESPPGEPDLLGVYEGYALTSRGWDYGGVLPDRITIYRNPTLRICDTEDDVVEEVAITVVHEIAHHFGIDDERLHELGWG, translated from the coding sequence ATGAGTGCTGTGCCCGTCGAGATGAGCCGGCAGCGGTTCGAAGAGCTGGTCAGCGAGGCCCTCGACGAGGTGCCCGAAGAGTTGCTCGGCCTGATGAGCAATGTGGTGATCCTGGTCGAAGACGAATCGCCGCCAGGCGAGCCCGACCTGCTCGGCGTCTACGAGGGGTACGCGCTCACCAGCCGAGGGTGGGACTACGGCGGCGTGCTGCCCGACCGCATCACGATTTACCGAAACCCGACGCTGCGCATCTGCGACACCGAGGACGACGTGGTCGAAGAGGTGGCCATCACGGTGGTACACGAGATCGCCCACCACTTCGGCATCGACGACGAGCGCTTGCACGAGCTCGGTTGGGGCTGA
- a CDS encoding AIM24 family protein — MRSALFSAENLEKESAQPGMRLQNSKMLKIELNGECMARTGAMVAYQGQVQFQALGSGGISKFLKQKLTGEGVPLMKMSGHGDVFLADLASDVHLIDLEPGDALSINGSSVLAFDSTLQYDIRMVQGMGMLSAAGLFNCVFSGHGRIAVTTKGTPVVLNVDQPTFVDPQAAVCWSANLQTGYHRAEQLGLGTLLGRRTGEAFTMSFAGQGFVVVQPSEEPPVQGSGQQQSGGLGGLLGG, encoded by the coding sequence ATGCGTAGCGCGCTGTTCTCCGCGGAGAACCTTGAGAAGGAGTCGGCGCAGCCCGGCATGCGGCTGCAGAACTCCAAGATGTTGAAGATTGAGCTCAACGGCGAGTGCATGGCCCGCACCGGCGCCATGGTCGCCTACCAGGGCCAGGTCCAGTTTCAGGCACTCGGCTCCGGCGGCATCAGCAAGTTTCTGAAGCAGAAGCTGACCGGCGAGGGCGTCCCGCTGATGAAGATGAGCGGCCACGGCGACGTCTTCCTCGCCGACCTCGCGTCGGACGTGCACCTCATCGACCTGGAGCCCGGTGACGCGCTGTCCATCAACGGATCGAGCGTGCTGGCCTTCGACTCCACCCTGCAGTACGACATCCGGATGGTGCAGGGCATGGGGATGCTCTCCGCCGCCGGCCTGTTCAACTGCGTCTTCAGCGGCCACGGCCGGATCGCGGTGACCACCAAGGGCACCCCTGTCGTGCTCAACGTGGACCAGCCCACCTTCGTCGACCCGCAGGCCGCGGTGTGCTGGTCGGCCAACCTGCAGACCGGCTACCACCGCGCCGAGCAGCTCGGCCTCGGCACGCTGCTGGGCCGGCGCACCGGTGAGGCGTTCACGATGAGCTTCGCGGGCCAGGGCTTCGTGGTGGTGCAGCCCTCCGAGGAGCCGCCGGTGCAAGGCAGCGGTCAGCAGCAGAGCGGCGGCCTGGGCGGCCTGCTCGGCGGCTAG
- the pheA gene encoding prephenate dehydratase codes for MPGVPPTHFVFLGPEATFTEQALLTLPAATRGTRTPARSVPEALDAIRAGEADAALVPLENSIGGAVGVTLDELIDGPPLVITREVVIPVEFVLGAREPVGFDQIRTVAAHPQASAQCRGWLRTHLPQATVVDVLSNSAAAIAAAEGEYDAAICAPIGASRYRLTLLAEKISDHPDAVTRFVLVSRPSSAPEATGDDVTSLAVFISHDRVGALLAVLMELAVRGINLTRIESRPTGERLGRYAFFLDCTGHVSDDRLGEALQGLRRVCADVRFLGSYPRHRAVDDERPVPAPAGLSDVDYADAAAWLARIRAGEIS; via the coding sequence ATGCCCGGCGTGCCGCCCACCCACTTCGTGTTCCTCGGTCCTGAGGCCACCTTCACCGAGCAGGCGCTGCTCACCCTTCCCGCCGCCACGCGCGGCACCCGCACGCCGGCGCGCAGCGTCCCCGAGGCGCTCGACGCGATCCGTGCGGGAGAGGCCGATGCGGCGCTCGTCCCGCTGGAAAACTCGATCGGCGGCGCGGTGGGCGTCACGCTCGACGAGCTCATCGACGGCCCGCCGCTGGTTATCACGCGGGAGGTGGTGATCCCGGTCGAGTTCGTGCTCGGCGCGCGCGAGCCGGTGGGGTTCGACCAGATCCGCACGGTCGCCGCGCACCCGCAGGCCTCCGCGCAGTGCCGGGGCTGGCTGCGCACCCACCTGCCGCAGGCCACCGTCGTGGACGTGCTCTCCAACTCGGCCGCCGCAATCGCCGCGGCCGAGGGTGAGTACGACGCGGCCATCTGCGCGCCGATCGGTGCCAGCCGTTACCGGCTCACCCTGCTCGCCGAGAAGATCTCCGACCACCCGGACGCGGTCACCCGCTTCGTGCTTGTGTCCCGGCCGTCCTCGGCGCCCGAGGCGACCGGCGACGATGTGACCTCGCTCGCGGTCTTCATCTCGCACGACCGGGTGGGCGCGCTGCTCGCCGTCCTCATGGAGCTGGCCGTGCGGGGGATCAACCTCACCCGCATCGAGTCCCGGCCCACGGGCGAGCGCCTCGGGCGGTACGCGTTCTTTCTCGACTGCACCGGACACGTCTCCGACGACCGCCTCGGCGAGGCGCTGCAAGGGCTGCGCCGGGTCTGCGCCGATGTGCGCTTCCTCGGCTCGTACCCGAGGCATCGCGCGGTTGACGACGAGCGGCCGGTCCCCGCGCCGGCCGGACTCTCCGATGTGGACTATGCCGACGCGGCGGCGTGGTTGGCACGCATCCGCGCGGGCGAGATCAGCTAG